The proteins below come from a single Cricetulus griseus strain 17A/GY chromosome 6, alternate assembly CriGri-PICRH-1.0, whole genome shotgun sequence genomic window:
- the LOC113836359 gene encoding olfactory receptor 5D13-like — protein sequence MVHILNESSPDSVLTFILLGFSEYPDLQVPLFLMFLTIYTITVLGNLGMVAIIRLNTKLCNTPMYFFLSHLSFVDFCYSSVVTPKLLENLIVEDRTISFSGCIMQFFFACTFVVTETYMLAVMAYDRFVAVCNPLHYTLAMSPKLCSFLVGASYSWGIMCSLTLTYFLLRLSFQGVNIINNFVCEHAAIVAVSCSDPYISQEIIFVSATFNEVSSLVIILTSYVFIFITVMKMTSIGGRRKAFSTCASHLTAIIIFHATILFLYCVPNTKSSWLMVKVASVFYTVFIPMLNPLIYSLRNKDVKETVRKLITKNL from the exons ATGGTGCACATTCTGAATGAATCCTCCCCAGATTCAGTAT TGACCTTCATCCTCTTAGGCTTCTCCGAATACCCGGACCTCCAGGTGCCCCTGTTCCTCATGTTCCTGACCATATACACAATCACTGTGCTTGGAAACCTGGGCATGGTTGCCATAATCAGGCTCAACACAAAGCTCTGCAATACccccatgtacttttttcttaGTCACCTGTCCTTTGTGGATTTCTGTTACTCCAGTGTTGTGACTCCCAAACTGTTAGAAAACTTGATTGTGGAAGACAGAACCATTTCCTTCTCAGGCTGCATCATGCAGTTTTTCTTTGCATGCACATTTGTGGTGACAGAAACCTACATGTTGGCAGTGATGGCTTATGACCGTTTTGTTGCAGTGTGTAATCCTTTGCACTACACACTTGCCATGTCCCCAAAGCTATGTTCCTTTTTAGTGGGTGCATCATACTCCTGGGGTATAATGTGTTCTCTGACACTTACTTACTTTTTGCTAAGATTATCCTTTCAAGGAGTTAATATTATAAATAACTTTGTATGTGAACATGCTGCTATTGTGGCTGTATCCTGCTCTGACCCTTACATTAGccaggaaattatttttgtttctgctaCATTTAATGAAGTTAGCAGCCTGGTCATCATTCTCACTTCCTATGTTTTCATCTTCATCACTGTCATGAAGATGACATCCATAGGGGGACGTAGGAAAGCCTTTTCTACATGTGCCTCCCACCTGACTGCCATTATTATTTTCCATGCaacaattctttttctttactgtGTACCAAATACCAAGAGCTCATGGCTCATGGTAAAGGTGGCCTCAGTGTTCTACACAGTCTTCATCCCCATGTTAAATCCCCTGATCTATAGTCTCAGGAACAAAGATGTCAAAGAGACAGTCAGGAAGTTGATCACTAAAAATCTATAA
- the LOC113836342 gene encoding olfactory receptor 5D13-like — protein sequence MQHPGNQSTGVLFVFLGFSEYPNLQVPLFLIFLIIYTISVLENLGMILVIRINTKLHTPMYFFLSHLSFIDLCYTTVIAPKLLDLLIREDRSMSVKGCIIQFYFGCACVVAQTFMLAVMAYDRFVAICNPLLYTVAMSPRLCALLVTVTYLWGGLCATILTYFLLALSYCRSTIINHFCCEYSAIISAACSDSSFSQLACLFVCMFNEICSLMIIIVSYVVIFVTVIRIPTKGALQKALSTCAPHLTAISFCHGIILLLYCVFKSKSSLLLVKIVTVFYSMVIPMLNPLIYSLRNKDVKETMRKLIHIKVLSPS from the coding sequence ATGCAGCATCCTGGGAATCAGAGTACTGGAGTCTTATTTGTCTTCTTGGGATTCTCAGAGTATCCAAACTTACAGGTGCCTTTGTTCCTAATTTTTTTGATTATTTACACAATCAGTGTTCTGGAAAATCTAGGTATGATTTTGGTCATCAGGATCAACACCAAACTCCACACTCCAATGTACTTTTTCCTCAGCCATTTATCATTCATTGACCTTTGTTACACAACTGTGATTGCACCAAAACTGTTGGACCTTCTGATAAGGGAAGACAGATCTATGTCTGTAAAAGGATGCATAATCCAGTTCTACTTTGGCTGTGCTTGTGTGGTTGCCCAAACCTTCATGTTAGCTGTGATGGCTTATGATCGCTTTGTAGCAATTTGTAACCCTCTGCTCTATACTGTGGCTATGTCTCCTCGGCTCTGTGCTCTCCTAGTAACTGTAACTTATCTATGGGGTGGGCTCTGTGCCACCATACTCACCTATTTTCTTTTGGCACTGTCCTACTGTAGATCTACCATCATTAACCACTTTTGCTGTGAGTACTCTGCCATCATCTCTGCAGCCTGTTCTGATTCTTCCTTCAGCCAGTTggcatgcttgtttgtttgtatgttcaATGAGATTTGCAGTCTCATGATCATCATTGTCTCCTATGTTGTCATCTTTGTGACTGTCATCAGGATTCCTACTAAAGGAGCACTCCAAAAAGCCTTGTCCACCTGTGCCCCCCACCTTACTGCTATCTCTTTCTGTCATGGAATCATTCTCCTTCTGTACTGTGTGTTCAAGTCAAAGAGCTCACTGCTCCTTGTTAAGATAGTCACTGTGTTTTACAGCATGGTCATCCCTATGCTCAATCCTCTTATTTACAGCCTAAGAAATAAGGATGTAAAGGAGACCATGAGGAAGCTAATCCACATAAAAGTCCTTTCTCCCtcatag